Proteins encoded by one window of Dyella humicola:
- the moaC gene encoding cyclic pyranopterin monophosphate synthase MoaC, which yields MTLPPAKLSHVDEAQQPRMVDVGAKPVTNRTAQARARITFPAEVAQALRAAGYVTPKGAVLTVAQIAGVMGAKATPQLIPLCHPLSLDRCDIAIHMEHNDALIDCTVGCRGSTGVEMEALTGASIAALTIYDMCKAMSHDMVIGDIRLVKKTGGKHDVGADAKETP from the coding sequence GTGACTCTCCCTCCCGCCAAGCTTTCCCACGTCGACGAGGCACAGCAGCCGCGTATGGTCGACGTCGGTGCCAAGCCGGTGACGAATCGCACGGCCCAGGCGCGGGCAAGGATCACGTTCCCCGCCGAGGTTGCGCAGGCGCTGCGCGCCGCCGGTTATGTCACGCCCAAGGGGGCCGTGCTCACGGTGGCGCAGATCGCCGGTGTGATGGGCGCCAAGGCGACACCGCAGCTGATTCCGCTATGCCATCCGCTCAGCCTGGATCGCTGCGACATCGCCATCCACATGGAACACAACGATGCGCTGATCGATTGCACGGTAGGCTGCCGTGGTAGCACCGGTGTGGAGATGGAAGCACTGACCGGCGCCAGTATTGCGGCCTTGACGATCTACGATATGTGCAAGGCGATGTCGCACGATATGGTGATCGGTGACATCCGCCTGGTGAAGAAGACCGGCGGCAAACACGACGTCGGAGCGGACGCGAAGGAGACGCCATGA
- a CDS encoding NTP transferase domain-containing protein has product MSEQPKAPPLYGLLLTGGASRRMQQDKAVLAYRGEPQLLRAWRLLQAVTERAFVSARDTQRDDPLRAGLPLILDRYEAIGPAAGILSAQDQYPEAAWLVLACDLPLLDAVTLQQLVARRDPAVAATAFTSSHDGLPEPLCAIWEPASHGLLKQRYESGSYCPRKALMQSNALLLPTPGEALDNVNTPEEREAMQHRLETLA; this is encoded by the coding sequence ATGAGCGAGCAGCCCAAGGCACCACCACTCTACGGCTTGCTGCTCACGGGCGGCGCCAGTCGTCGCATGCAGCAGGACAAGGCGGTGTTGGCATATCGCGGCGAGCCGCAATTGCTGCGCGCGTGGCGTCTGCTGCAAGCGGTGACGGAACGCGCCTTCGTTTCGGCACGCGACACTCAGCGCGACGATCCGCTGCGCGCCGGCCTGCCGCTGATTCTCGATCGCTACGAAGCGATTGGGCCGGCCGCGGGTATTCTTTCCGCGCAGGACCAGTATCCCGAAGCGGCATGGTTGGTGCTCGCCTGCGACCTGCCGTTGCTGGACGCCGTCACCTTGCAGCAACTGGTGGCGCGTCGTGACCCTGCGGTGGCCGCCACCGCGTTTACGAGCAGCCATGACGGACTGCCCGAGCCGCTCTGCGCCATCTGGGAGCCGGCCAGCCATGGCTTGCTCAAACAGCGTTATGAGAGCGGCAGCTATTGCCCGCGTAAGGCACTCATGCAATCCAATGCACTGTTGTTGCCGACGCCTGGCGAGGCGCTGGATAACGTCAACACGCCCGAAGAGCGCGAGGCCATGCAGCATCGGCTGGAGACGCTGGCATGA
- a CDS encoding MoaD/ThiS family protein: MILVHLQYYAQLREQAGMSGEQVKTTATSLRELYEELRLRRGFSLAADVLKVAVNAQFSAWDRPLRDGDTIVFIPPVAGG; this comes from the coding sequence ATGATTCTGGTGCATCTGCAGTACTACGCACAGCTGCGGGAACAGGCCGGCATGAGTGGCGAGCAGGTGAAGACGACCGCCACGTCGCTGCGCGAACTGTATGAGGAGCTGCGCCTGCGCCGTGGTTTCTCGCTGGCGGCCGACGTACTCAAGGTGGCGGTCAATGCGCAGTTCAGCGCGTGGGATCGGCCGCTGCGCGATGGCGACACCATCGTCTTCATTCCGCCGGTGGCAGGTGGATGA
- a CDS encoding ThiF family adenylyltransferase, translating to MMRFSLSDESVDIALLHEALKHAGSGGFCAFEGWVRDSNEGREVDGLEYEAYAELAQAEGERILEEAITRYGVTDARCVHRTGHLHVSDLAVWVGVCAPHRDEAFRACRYIIDEIKHRLPIWKKEHYLTGESHWVACTHVYREHEHEAHQPPAHHDHARAFVPDYSRQTRLREVGEAGQAKLAASRVLVIGVGGLGCPVLGYLAGAGVGTLGIVDGDRLDASNLHRQTMYDARDIGERKVDLAARRIALLNPAVTVRTWTEPLRASDVVEVFRQFDLVVECTDDMRSRYVSSDAAVLSGTPLIMASVYQYEGQLQVIPARPGTPCLRCLWPRAPAPETVGSCAQSGVLGPVPGVLGTLQAAEALKILLDLPRPEADALLLVNLLDLTMQRLPIDATQGCALHGGCVEVARESLALAREQGEVDLVFDSLEDAMASGFTLVDLREPGEIASDPLPGVPSLAIPSAQVLARANELTTCRPLLVCASGQRSGHAARLLRANGFCDVHSLAGGLRALRTYG from the coding sequence ATGATGCGCTTCAGTCTTTCAGACGAATCGGTGGACATCGCCTTGCTGCACGAAGCGTTGAAGCACGCTGGCAGTGGGGGCTTTTGCGCCTTCGAAGGCTGGGTGCGCGACAGCAACGAGGGGCGCGAGGTGGATGGCCTAGAGTACGAGGCCTATGCCGAGCTGGCGCAGGCGGAAGGCGAACGCATCCTCGAGGAAGCGATTACCCGTTACGGCGTCACCGACGCGCGTTGCGTGCACCGTACGGGACATCTGCATGTGTCCGACTTGGCGGTGTGGGTAGGCGTTTGCGCGCCGCATCGCGACGAGGCGTTCCGCGCCTGCCGCTACATCATCGACGAGATCAAGCATCGGCTGCCAATCTGGAAGAAGGAACACTATCTCACCGGCGAGTCCCACTGGGTGGCCTGCACCCACGTGTATCGCGAGCACGAACACGAAGCGCATCAGCCGCCTGCGCATCACGACCACGCGCGGGCCTTCGTGCCCGACTACTCGCGCCAGACCCGTCTGCGCGAGGTGGGCGAGGCAGGGCAGGCGAAGCTGGCGGCTTCACGTGTGCTGGTGATCGGTGTCGGCGGCTTGGGTTGTCCGGTACTCGGCTACCTCGCGGGTGCCGGTGTGGGGACATTGGGCATCGTCGACGGCGATCGCCTGGATGCGAGCAACCTGCATCGGCAGACCATGTACGACGCGCGCGACATCGGCGAGCGCAAGGTGGATCTGGCCGCACGTCGCATCGCTTTGCTCAATCCTGCCGTGACGGTACGTACCTGGACGGAACCGTTGCGCGCCAGCGACGTCGTGGAGGTGTTCCGCCAATTCGACCTGGTGGTGGAATGCACCGACGATATGCGCAGCCGCTATGTGAGCAGCGACGCAGCCGTGCTGAGCGGGACGCCGCTGATCATGGCCAGCGTGTATCAGTACGAAGGCCAACTGCAGGTCATCCCGGCTCGGCCGGGCACGCCTTGCCTGCGTTGCCTGTGGCCGCGTGCACCGGCACCGGAAACCGTGGGCAGTTGCGCGCAGTCCGGTGTGCTTGGCCCGGTACCCGGGGTACTCGGCACGCTGCAGGCAGCCGAGGCATTGAAAATACTGCTCGACCTGCCGCGCCCGGAAGCAGACGCCTTGCTGCTGGTTAACCTGCTCGACCTCACCATGCAGCGACTGCCCATCGACGCTACCCAGGGTTGCGCCTTGCATGGTGGCTGCGTCGAGGTTGCGCGCGAGTCGCTGGCGCTGGCGCGGGAGCAGGGTGAGGTTGATCTCGTCTTCGATAGCCTGGAGGACGCGATGGCCTCAGGCTTCACCCTGGTCGATCTGCGTGAACCCGGTGAAATCGCGAGCGACCCCTTGCCAGGTGTGCCGTCGCTGGCTATTCCGTCCGCACAAGTCCTCGCTCGCGCGAACGAGTTGACTACGTGCCGCCCGCTACTGGTTTGCGCCAGTGGGCAACGCAGCGGCCACGCTGCGCGTCTTCTGCGCGCCAACGGATTTTGCGATGTCCATTCACTCGCAGGCGGCTTGCGCGCCTTGCGCACGTACGGTTAG
- a CDS encoding aldo/keto reductase → MEYRYLGRSALKVSPLCLGAMMFGGETDEATAKRIIDKAFKQGVNFIDTADVYRAGKSEEIVGRAIAEHRDAWVVATKFGFHTTRAPNERGQSRKWIYQTVDASLKRLGTEYIDILYFHRALPDVPLEEGVRAVGDLIRQGKLRYFGVSNFRGWRIAEVVRIADQLGIDRPVASEPLYNIVDRTAEVEQLPSAAHYGLGVVSYSPLARGVLSGKYRNDAPAPPDSRAGRGDKRIQQTEWRPESIEIAQKIAAHAAERGTTPVAFALAWILKNRLISSTIAGPRTEAHWDSYIEALKVQLGPEDEAFIDSLVPPGHASTPGYTDPQYPIEGRQAL, encoded by the coding sequence ATGGAATACCGCTATCTCGGCCGCAGTGCCCTCAAGGTATCGCCGCTGTGCCTGGGCGCCATGATGTTTGGCGGTGAAACCGACGAGGCCACCGCCAAACGGATCATCGACAAGGCGTTCAAGCAGGGCGTGAACTTCATCGACACGGCCGATGTTTACCGCGCCGGCAAGTCGGAAGAAATCGTTGGCCGCGCCATTGCGGAACACCGCGATGCCTGGGTAGTGGCGACCAAGTTCGGTTTTCACACCACCCGCGCTCCCAACGAGCGGGGTCAATCCCGTAAATGGATCTACCAGACGGTCGACGCGAGCCTCAAGCGCCTGGGTACCGAGTACATCGACATCCTGTATTTTCATCGGGCCCTGCCCGACGTGCCGCTGGAGGAAGGCGTGCGCGCCGTCGGCGATCTGATCCGCCAGGGCAAGCTGCGCTATTTCGGCGTCTCCAACTTTCGCGGCTGGCGTATCGCCGAGGTGGTCCGCATCGCCGACCAGCTCGGCATCGATCGTCCGGTGGCCAGCGAGCCGCTCTACAACATTGTCGACCGCACGGCCGAGGTCGAACAATTGCCGTCGGCCGCTCATTACGGCCTTGGCGTGGTCTCCTACAGTCCTCTCGCGCGTGGCGTGCTAAGCGGCAAGTACCGCAACGACGCACCGGCACCGCCGGACAGCCGCGCCGGCCGCGGCGACAAACGCATCCAGCAGACCGAGTGGCGTCCCGAGTCGATCGAGATCGCGCAGAAGATTGCCGCTCATGCCGCAGAGCGCGGCACCACGCCGGTCGCGTTCGCCCTGGCCTGGATACTGAAGAATCGTTTGATCAGCTCGACGATCGCCGGACCTCGTACCGAGGCCCATTGGGATAGCTACATCGAGGCGCTGAAGGTTCAGCTCGGGCCCGAAGACGAGGCGTTCATCGATAGCCTGGTGCCGCCCGGCCATGCCTCCACACCGGGCTATACCGACCCTCAATATCCGATCGAGGGACGGCAGGCGCTTTAG
- a CDS encoding oxidoreductase: MNHDHKKVFLITGVSSGFGRAFSEAAVAAGHQVIGTVRREDDRAPFEAIAPGSARAVVLDVTDFAAIDGAIASMIDEFGRIDVLINNAGYGHEGVLEESPLEAMRHQFEVNVFGAVAMMKAVLPGMRERRSGHIINMSSMAGYTPLPGIAYYAGSKFALEGITGVLAKEVEAFGIKVTAIAPGSFRTDWAGRSMIRSERSIADYDALFDPIRKAREDKSGKQAGDPGRAAQALLQLIDAKQAPVHLLLGSDALNVVRGHLADLLAQIDTWEPVSRSTDFA, from the coding sequence ATGAACCACGATCACAAAAAGGTCTTCCTGATCACCGGCGTCAGTTCGGGTTTCGGCCGCGCATTCTCCGAGGCTGCAGTTGCAGCGGGTCATCAGGTCATCGGCACGGTCCGCCGCGAGGACGATCGCGCGCCGTTCGAGGCGATCGCCCCGGGGAGTGCTCGCGCGGTGGTTCTCGATGTCACGGATTTCGCTGCCATCGATGGCGCCATCGCCTCGATGATTGACGAGTTTGGTCGCATCGACGTGCTTATCAACAATGCCGGCTACGGCCACGAAGGTGTGCTGGAAGAGTCGCCACTGGAGGCCATGCGCCATCAGTTTGAGGTCAATGTCTTTGGCGCCGTCGCCATGATGAAGGCCGTGCTCCCTGGCATGCGCGAGCGCCGATCCGGCCATATCATCAATATGTCGTCGATGGCCGGCTACACCCCGCTTCCCGGCATTGCCTACTACGCGGGCAGCAAGTTCGCACTCGAAGGGATTACGGGCGTGCTGGCCAAGGAAGTGGAGGCCTTTGGCATCAAGGTGACGGCCATCGCGCCCGGTTCGTTTCGCACCGATTGGGCGGGCCGCTCGATGATTCGTAGCGAGCGAAGCATTGCCGACTACGATGCGCTCTTCGATCCCATCCGCAAGGCGCGCGAGGACAAGAGCGGCAAGCAGGCTGGCGACCCGGGGCGCGCTGCCCAGGCGCTGTTGCAGTTGATCGATGCCAAGCAAGCCCCGGTGCATCTGCTGCTCGGCAGCGACGCACTCAACGTGGTACGAGGACACCTTGCTGATCTCCTGGCGCAGATCGATACCTGGGAGCCTGTCAGTCGCTCTACCGACTTCGCTTGA
- a CDS encoding alpha/beta fold hydrolase: MTRYRTANVHGLNIFYREAGDSHAPAVLLLHGFPSSSRMYDKLIPVLARRFHVIAPDYPGFGHSDAPPPETFAYTFDHLASVIDAFTQQLGIQHYALFVQDYGGPVGFRLAQIHPERIAAIVIQNAVAHEEGLGPLWTTRRQYWANREAYADKLRANLISLEAAKQRHVGTDPDPSLYDPDAWTDEFAFLSRPGEGRIQEDLFYDYRTNVASYPAWQAYLKAHHPPMLVLWGKYDPSFTVAGAWAYQKDVPDAEVHILDAGHFAMDTKGQEVADFTLQFLNRQRDHMVRVAGGAR, translated from the coding sequence ATGACTAGGTATCGAACGGCCAATGTCCACGGGTTGAACATCTTCTATCGCGAAGCGGGCGACAGTCACGCGCCCGCGGTGCTCTTGCTGCATGGCTTCCCATCCTCATCGCGGATGTACGACAAGCTGATACCCGTGCTGGCGCGGCGATTTCACGTGATCGCGCCTGACTATCCAGGCTTTGGCCATTCCGACGCGCCGCCTCCCGAGACGTTTGCTTATACGTTTGACCACCTGGCGTCCGTCATCGATGCCTTCACGCAGCAACTCGGTATCCAGCACTACGCGCTCTTCGTCCAGGATTACGGGGGCCCGGTCGGGTTTCGCCTGGCGCAGATACACCCCGAGCGGATCGCGGCGATCGTCATACAGAACGCGGTGGCACACGAAGAGGGCCTGGGCCCGCTGTGGACGACTCGCCGTCAGTATTGGGCCAACCGGGAAGCATACGCCGACAAGCTCCGCGCGAACCTGATTTCGCTTGAGGCGGCAAAACAGCGCCATGTCGGCACGGATCCCGATCCCAGCCTTTACGATCCGGATGCATGGACCGACGAGTTCGCCTTCCTCAGCCGTCCAGGCGAGGGCCGCATTCAAGAAGACCTGTTCTATGACTACCGCACCAACGTCGCGTCATACCCCGCGTGGCAGGCTTATCTGAAGGCGCACCACCCGCCCATGTTGGTACTTTGGGGAAAGTACGACCCTTCGTTCACCGTTGCCGGCGCATGGGCGTACCAGAAAGACGTGCCTGATGCCGAAGTCCACATCCTTGATGCCGGACATTTTGCGATGGACACGAAAGGCCAGGAGGTTGCCGATTTCACGCTGCAATTCCTGAATCGGCAGCGAGATCACATGGTGCGCGTGGCAGGCGGTGCCCGCTAA
- a CDS encoding glutathione S-transferase N-terminal domain-containing protein — protein sequence MLHLYTWKTPNGRKPAIALEELQLDYVVHAVDINNQQQFLPDFVAISPNSKIPALADDSNGLKIFESGVILEYLADRTGKLLPSSGAARYETLQWLYWQVGGLGPMFGQLAFFANRAKEKMPIAIDRYLTESNRLLDVLERRLAASQYVGSDDYSIADIAIYPWVASVIANIPQLLGGLAATRPSLKRWMESLAARPAVVKGMAVLSDYTPEKRIA from the coding sequence ATGCTGCATCTCTATACCTGGAAGACGCCAAACGGGCGCAAACCGGCGATTGCGCTGGAAGAGCTGCAGCTCGATTACGTGGTGCATGCGGTGGATATCAATAACCAGCAGCAATTCCTGCCGGATTTCGTTGCCATCTCACCGAACAGCAAGATTCCGGCCCTGGCCGATGATTCGAATGGCCTCAAGATCTTCGAGAGCGGTGTCATCCTGGAGTACCTGGCTGACCGCACTGGAAAGCTTCTTCCCAGCAGCGGTGCCGCACGCTACGAGACCTTGCAATGGCTGTATTGGCAGGTCGGTGGCCTGGGCCCCATGTTTGGCCAACTGGCCTTTTTCGCGAATCGTGCGAAAGAGAAGATGCCGATCGCCATCGATCGCTATCTCACCGAATCCAATCGGCTGCTCGACGTGCTTGAGCGCCGTCTTGCCGCTTCGCAGTATGTCGGAAGCGACGATTACAGCATCGCCGACATCGCCATCTACCCCTGGGTGGCCTCAGTGATCGCCAATATTCCGCAACTTCTTGGTGGCTTAGCAGCGACGCGGCCGTCACTGAAACGCTGGATGGAAAGCCTTGCCGCGCGCCCTGCGGTGGTCAAGGGAATGGCTGTCCTCAGCGACTACACGCCTGAAAAGCGCATCGCTTGA
- a CDS encoding LysR family transcriptional regulator yields MALGSIELFCLSAELGGFTAAAATAGVTPAAVSRSVARLEERMGVRLFVRTTRHMRLTDAGRVYYEQCRQALDQLVEAERVAGGEQLHPVGTLRISAPTTYSHYRLLPLLPEFRELHPDVRVEVHVGNRNVDFSEEGFDLAIRVRSPGDSGLIVRHLEDAALVVVGSPAYLARCGTPKSLDDLRAHDCIQFDLPSSGRRITWLFRDQGNDIELRTEGGYSLSEDILGGVTLARHGAGLFQTYRFVVEGDLRAGRLVEVLQEASGRSRPFNLLYPSSRHVPFRVRSFIDFLVQKMT; encoded by the coding sequence ATGGCGCTCGGCAGCATCGAGCTGTTCTGTCTGTCGGCTGAGCTTGGCGGCTTCACGGCGGCCGCAGCCACGGCGGGTGTGACGCCGGCGGCCGTCAGTCGATCGGTCGCCAGGCTCGAAGAGCGCATGGGCGTGCGCCTGTTCGTACGAACGACCCGACACATGCGCCTGACCGACGCCGGCCGTGTGTATTACGAGCAGTGTCGTCAGGCGCTCGACCAGTTGGTGGAAGCCGAAAGAGTCGCAGGGGGTGAGCAACTGCATCCCGTCGGGACGCTACGCATCAGTGCGCCGACAACTTATTCGCATTACCGGCTGCTTCCCTTGCTTCCGGAATTTCGAGAACTGCATCCCGACGTGCGCGTCGAGGTCCATGTGGGCAACCGCAACGTGGATTTTTCGGAGGAAGGATTTGACCTGGCCATCCGCGTGCGCTCACCGGGAGATTCAGGGCTTATCGTGCGCCACCTGGAAGATGCGGCACTCGTCGTGGTCGGATCGCCTGCCTATCTGGCGCGCTGCGGCACCCCGAAGAGCCTGGATGATCTGCGTGCGCACGACTGCATTCAGTTCGACCTCCCCAGTAGTGGTCGCCGGATCACGTGGTTATTCAGGGACCAGGGCAACGACATCGAACTGCGCACCGAGGGTGGCTACTCCCTTTCCGAGGATATCCTGGGTGGCGTGACGCTCGCGCGGCACGGCGCCGGTCTATTTCAAACCTATCGCTTCGTCGTGGAAGGCGATCTTCGCGCGGGACGACTCGTCGAAGTCCTGCAGGAAGCCTCGGGGCGATCGCGTCCTTTCAACCTGCTTTACCCATCAAGCCGACACGTGCCGTTTCGCGTGCGGAGTTTCATCGACTTTCTGGTCCAAAAGATGACCTGA
- a CDS encoding DsbA family protein — protein sequence MKLIFVGDPMCSWCYGFGKQLAEVRGAFPEIELDIVVGGVGAGATEPLTLAQREFRLGHWSRVEAASGLPFDREAFKARTGFVYDTEPACRAVVAARLMAPSIDQLSVFRAIQHGFYAEGLDITEGALLAERVAETMTGMGFPTTAEAFLTVWRARETVAATQEDFLQARRWGVSSFPALLLQDGSKLYNLVTGFVAAAELHSLIETSVKALAPGATNKGVRYA from the coding sequence ATGAAACTGATTTTTGTCGGCGATCCGATGTGTTCCTGGTGCTACGGCTTCGGCAAGCAATTGGCCGAGGTGCGGGGCGCGTTTCCTGAAATCGAGCTCGATATCGTCGTCGGCGGTGTCGGTGCGGGTGCGACGGAACCGCTGACGCTGGCCCAGCGTGAGTTTCGACTGGGCCACTGGTCGCGCGTTGAGGCGGCGAGCGGATTGCCGTTTGACCGTGAAGCATTCAAGGCTCGCACGGGCTTCGTCTACGACACTGAGCCGGCTTGCCGGGCTGTGGTCGCGGCTCGCTTGATGGCGCCATCGATCGACCAGTTGAGCGTGTTCCGAGCCATCCAGCACGGCTTCTATGCCGAAGGCCTGGATATCACCGAGGGCGCCCTGTTGGCCGAACGGGTGGCGGAGACGATGACAGGCATGGGATTTCCGACCACCGCGGAGGCGTTTCTTACGGTGTGGCGGGCGCGCGAAACCGTCGCCGCCACGCAAGAGGACTTCCTGCAGGCCCGTCGATGGGGAGTTTCCAGCTTCCCGGCGCTACTACTGCAAGACGGGAGCAAACTGTACAACCTGGTCACGGGTTTCGTCGCCGCCGCCGAGCTGCATTCGCTGATTGAAACCAGCGTCAAGGCGTTAGCACCCGGCGCCACCAACAAGGGAGTCCGCTACGCATGA
- a CDS encoding nuclear transport factor 2 family protein: MSSHDAVLGVMHAYFDSIYTGNADGLRAVFLPDARVTDNVQGQLRVRSAEEYILAVASRKSPHALGERQAMNAISIDVLDGVASVTARLEMLGQRYFNVLSLLKQNGRWVIVHKLFGNIES; the protein is encoded by the coding sequence ATGAGCAGCCATGATGCAGTCCTGGGGGTGATGCATGCCTACTTCGATAGTATCTATACGGGAAACGCTGATGGCCTTCGGGCCGTCTTCCTGCCCGACGCGAGGGTGACGGACAACGTACAGGGCCAGCTACGCGTGCGCTCGGCCGAGGAATACATCCTCGCCGTAGCCTCGCGGAAAAGTCCGCATGCGCTAGGCGAGCGACAGGCGATGAACGCCATTTCGATCGACGTGCTCGATGGTGTGGCCAGTGTCACGGCGCGCCTGGAGATGCTTGGACAGAGGTATTTCAACGTGCTGTCGCTGCTGAAGCAGAATGGGCGTTGGGTCATCGTGCACAAGCTGTTCGGCAATATCGAGTCCTGA
- a CDS encoding FAD-containing oxidoreductase codes for MGQQFDAVVVGTGQAGPSLAERLGKSGRKVAVVERKLVGGTCVNTGCIPTKSMVASAYVAHMGRRATDYGVDNGGDVRVAMQRVWERTRGISERSRSSVENWLAGMPNVTLLRGHAAFESPHSLRVGDQLIEAGEIFLNVGGRATMPDFPGIDTVPFMTNVGIMDLRELPQHLVIVGGSYIGLEFGQMFRRFGAKVSIVERSERLLPREDPEVSAAIVDILQREDITLHLAAECIELHGKAGDLSVVATCAEPRMEVRGTHLLLAVGRRPNTDTLGLDKAGVAMNEHGYIVVDDQCRTNVEGVWAMGDCNGKGAFTHTSYNDYEIVAANLLDSEPRRISDRIPAYALFIDPPLARIGMTEQEALHSGHDVLVGVRPMARVGRAVERGETLGFMKVIVDGSTEQLLGASILGVNGDEAIHCLLDIMYAKAPYRTVTHAVHIHPTVAELLPTTLQSLTKPT; via the coding sequence ATGGGGCAGCAATTCGATGCAGTGGTGGTAGGGACGGGGCAGGCGGGTCCGTCGCTGGCGGAGCGCCTGGGGAAGTCCGGACGCAAGGTGGCGGTGGTCGAGCGCAAGCTGGTGGGCGGCACCTGCGTCAACACTGGCTGCATTCCCACGAAGTCGATGGTGGCAAGCGCCTATGTTGCGCACATGGGGCGCCGCGCAACCGATTATGGCGTCGACAACGGCGGCGACGTGCGCGTGGCCATGCAGCGTGTGTGGGAACGCACGCGCGGCATCTCCGAGCGTTCGCGCAGCAGTGTAGAGAACTGGCTGGCCGGCATGCCGAATGTCACCCTGTTGCGTGGACACGCGGCATTCGAATCACCGCATAGCCTGCGTGTCGGTGATCAGCTGATCGAAGCCGGCGAGATCTTTCTCAATGTCGGAGGTCGCGCGACCATGCCCGATTTTCCAGGCATCGATACCGTGCCGTTTATGACCAACGTGGGGATCATGGATCTGCGCGAGCTTCCGCAACATCTGGTGATCGTGGGCGGCAGCTATATCGGGCTGGAGTTCGGGCAAATGTTCCGCCGTTTTGGCGCCAAGGTGAGCATCGTCGAGCGCAGCGAACGCCTCCTTCCTCGGGAGGACCCCGAGGTATCGGCGGCCATCGTTGACATCCTTCAGCGCGAGGACATCACCCTGCATCTGGCCGCGGAGTGCATCGAGCTTCATGGCAAAGCAGGCGACCTGAGCGTCGTGGCCACATGTGCAGAGCCGCGCATGGAAGTGCGTGGCACCCACCTTCTACTAGCCGTGGGTCGGCGACCCAATACGGATACGTTGGGCCTGGACAAGGCTGGCGTGGCCATGAACGAGCATGGCTACATCGTGGTGGACGACCAATGCCGCACCAATGTCGAAGGCGTTTGGGCGATGGGTGATTGCAACGGCAAGGGCGCCTTTACCCACACCTCGTACAACGATTACGAGATCGTCGCGGCCAATCTGCTGGACAGCGAGCCGCGCCGCATTTCCGATCGCATCCCGGCCTATGCGCTATTTATTGATCCGCCCTTGGCGCGCATCGGCATGACCGAGCAGGAAGCCTTGCACAGCGGTCATGACGTGCTTGTCGGCGTCCGTCCCATGGCGCGCGTAGGGCGTGCCGTCGAACGTGGCGAAACGCTCGGCTTCATGAAAGTGATCGTGGATGGAAGCACTGAGCAATTGCTGGGCGCTAGCATCCTTGGCGTGAATGGCGACGAGGCCATCCATTGCCTGCTCGACATCATGTATGCCAAGGCGCCTTATCGCACCGTGACGCATGCCGTGCATATCCATCCAACCGTTGCAGAGTTGCTGCCGACGACGTTGCAGAGCCTGACGAAACCCACCTGA
- a CDS encoding zinc-dependent alcohol dehydrogenase family protein — MSTTNTMHAAVLETHGGPFRHATIARPLVGAGQVLVRIKASGVNPLDLKIRSGKAEHARHPLPAILGIDLAGVVDAVGPGVTTFCRGDEVYGMTGGVGGVQGSLAEYAAVDADLLALKPANFSMREAASLPLIFITAWEGLVDRARLGAGQTVLVQGGAGGVGTMVIQIARALGASVFATHAASSADVIADLGATPIDYARCTVEDYVATHTSGRGFDVVYDTAGGVSLDASFKAVKRFGHVVSSLGWGTHALAPLSFRAATYSGVFTLLPLLTGEGKAHHGDILREATRLAETGKLLPRLDPSRFDLTSVGNAHELLQSRQAQGKVVIDVVG; from the coding sequence ATGAGCACCACGAACACCATGCACGCCGCTGTTCTGGAAACCCACGGCGGGCCGTTTCGCCACGCCACGATCGCCCGCCCGCTTGTCGGCGCCGGGCAGGTCCTGGTGCGCATCAAGGCGAGTGGCGTCAATCCGCTGGACCTGAAGATTCGCAGCGGCAAGGCGGAGCATGCCCGACATCCGCTGCCGGCCATCCTTGGGATCGATCTCGCGGGTGTGGTCGACGCCGTAGGCCCAGGCGTGACGACGTTTTGTCGGGGTGACGAGGTCTACGGCATGACCGGCGGCGTGGGCGGCGTGCAGGGATCGCTGGCCGAGTATGCCGCCGTCGATGCCGACCTGCTGGCGCTCAAGCCCGCCAACTTCAGCATGCGCGAAGCCGCGTCACTGCCACTGATCTTCATTACGGCATGGGAGGGCCTGGTGGACCGTGCACGCCTGGGCGCCGGACAAACCGTTCTGGTGCAAGGCGGCGCCGGCGGCGTGGGAACCATGGTGATCCAGATTGCACGCGCGCTCGGGGCGAGCGTTTTCGCCACCCATGCCGCATCCAGCGCCGATGTCATTGCCGACTTGGGAGCGACGCCGATCGACTACGCGCGGTGCACGGTCGAAGACTATGTGGCGACCCATACCTCGGGCCGTGGCTTTGACGTTGTCTATGACACCGCGGGTGGCGTGAGCCTGGATGCATCGTTCAAGGCGGTGAAGCGTTTTGGCCACGTGGTCAGCTCACTGGGTTGGGGAACGCATGCGCTCGCGCCGCTTTCGTTCCGCGCTGCCACGTATTCAGGCGTATTCACCTTGCTTCCGTTACTGACAGGCGAAGGCAAGGCCCATCATGGTGACATCCTGCGCGAGGCCACGCGGCTTGCCGAGACGGGAAAGTTGTTGCCGCGACTCGATCCGAGCCGCTTCGACCTGACCTCCGTAGGCAACGCTCACGAACTGCTGCAGTCGCGCCAGGCGCAGGGGAAAGTCGTCATCGATGTCGTTGGCTAG